The genomic region ttattgctacataccagggacatacaaCATAcggacatactttaaaggtttattcatacacaaacacatgaactcgctcaacttttgttgatgtttttcaaattacatgtatttcagggaactaagtggatctggTAGGTGTTTGCATGTTTTCAAGCTGCGTTATGAATAAAGGATGCCATCCAAGTCAGTagggtttaggagatgtatcttaatcctggacgagatacatggttctaaactcagttttatttaaagtctttgTCGAGTCTTCGTGAACTCTTTAAACatattatggtttgtaactttaaTTTGGTGTCAACGGttcagacaattatgttgtgttattttcaaacttaatttatggatgaacatcttatggtttttatcatatagcgttgttatgattcaatgctatggtattaagaaagtcacaccaataatcacgcttccgcaaaagtcagggtgtgacaacttggtatcagagcttcgatcgtagcgaactaggattctttcttgagtctagactacgatcattagggctcccatgaaaatgttttcaaacataTTTACATTACATACATAAAGCGTCCAGATctagggaacaaacatttttacaaacaaaaaggcacaaatCATATATCAAGGATATTGTccagtttgagaaactgggaaGTTAGTATGAGAGACTGGGTAGTTCAGTTCGAGAAACtggggagttagtctgagagactaggaagttcagtttgagaaactgggaaggtttagtctgggagactgggtgggatagtccgagaagactaggatgaatacatgcttacattgttaccacttacatgcttatttgatgattgttgatatatgtgcatatgttgtgattgttttgttacagacaccatgtccTCATCTGAGAGTGAGCTGTCAGATACCATAGACCCTATGGCCATAGTTTCGGACGATGAGATTGTCCCAGACCCTGAGGTTTTCACATCCGACACTGAGAGTAGCGATGATGATGTCTTTCAGCCTTTTGCTTTGCTGGATTTTGGCGATGATATACCGCTAGCTGATGGTTTACCTGACGGGGGTCCATTTCTTGTTCCGATCCCGGCTCCTTTACCCCTTCCTGCGTTTCCTCTCGAGGATTTGCCCTTGGATGCTTTGTCTGACGATGATATCAATCTTTTTAATGAGGGTCCCCCTGAGGAGGCCCAGGGTGATGGAGCTCCAGTCGACGATGTCATTGTTGTTCTGCTTATTGAGATTCCGATCATTGAGATTTCATCTGACCATTCTGGTCCTGATTCATTCGAGTTTGTGTCATCTACTACTTTGCACGCACTGGGATTGCAGCGTTACCCACCGATTCTGATTTTGACACAGCTATGTCTGCCGCACCTGTTCCTCCACAGGACTTTGAGTTTGATGATGAGTTTGATCCTGACTTGGATCCTGAGCATGAGATTGACTTCATTCCTGACGATCAGCTTTTTGATGTACTCGTTGATCTTGAGCCGATACCCGCTGATCTTGAGCTGGCTCCAGCCGACCCTGAGCCTATGCTTGCACCCAAGCCTATACTTGCTCCCGATCCCCTGCCTGAGCACGACCCTGTACCTGTTGACATACCTGTTGTTGCACCACATTTACCTGACCCGATCCCTGCACCTGTTAACCATGCTCCTTTTGTTGCCCAGATAGATCCCCGTTATGCATTCACCTGCAATGGGTGGATAGAGGACGATGATGACTTGCCTCCTTTCGTTAGGCCTGTTACTCCCCCACCTGCACCCACCCATGCACCTGTTGATATCGCCCCGTTTCACCCACATGTGTCAGATATACACCGCACCGATCTGCCGATCACATTCTTACAGGGTATCCCTccaccccgtccaggggaaggtcCATCGAGTCAGCAACCCAGTCATATTCCTCCTGTGTCAGCAACCTTTCCTTTTATGCCACAGTTTACACATACTCCTCCTTTTGCTTCTGCACCATCGGGCGAGCCACTTATTTGGTTTCCGCCCAACACGATGCCTGTTTCTAACCCATACCATCCTTCACATTACACTGGTTACACGAGGGATGATCTGCTTTTGTCATTACAGCTCCAGCAGGAGTTGTTGTGCCATAGAGTCATGGAGTTAGAGAGGATTCCACGTCCTCCACCTTGCATTGGTCCGTCACCATTCGCGACTCCACCCGCTCTTCTTCTGCTATACCCAGATTTTGACGTCCGTTTTCttactatggagcagcagattagTTACCTGCTGCGTATCGTTCATGCTCTTGAGGAGGAGTTAGCGCATGTGCGCAGTTTGCTTTttgttcctccacctcctcctcctgcACCATCAGCATAGcagtttttggttttatgcaggTAGCATACTTTTTGTGAGAGTGTAGCTATTGAGCCCAGATTGCACAGCCTTTTGAAGACCACTTTTGACCTTTGACTGTAGTAGTTTGATAGACGATTTGGACAAGGGTGATGTGACCCTGTAGTCCCTTTTGATGTATGGTACATTGTGGAACTTGTAAAACTGTATTTGTGGTCATTGATATATGAAAGCTCAATCGCAACATTCTCATTACATACATTGTTGAATTACTTGTTTACGTTATGATTGGGATGTTATGTGTTTACTTGCTTTGATAAATATTATTACGTGTGCATGCCATGTACTTactatacttactatgacctgaccgatGCGAtcttcttttagaagatgcctccacgaagAGAAACTCGTTTGCCCACAACAGAGGCTGAGTTACAAGAACGGATTCCACAAGCgatagcacagcacgaggccctgcGCTCTGAACATAGCGGGGGTACCTCAggaaacaacccacctcatggtaatgtttaagtcactaaAAGACATATTACGTTACATTTGGATATTCTGTGTGTGATTCGCTAATGCTttatgtgaatgatgttgcttgtacaggtcgtacctataagcagttcctagaCTGTAAGCCTCTGAATTTCGATGGCACCGGGGGTGCTGTAGCTTTCGTCAGATAGGCGGAAAAGACCGATTCCGTGTTGAGAATGAGCAAGCGTGCGCCGGAGCACCAGGTCACCTACATCTCTGGATTGTTCTTAGACAGAGCGTtatcctggtggaatctccaagtccaGACCTTGGGAGAAGAGGCTGCTTATGCCATGTCATGGGATGaaatgaaggaactcatgcgAAAGAAGTACTGCTCAAGGGCTGAGATTCAAAATttggagactgagttctggaacCTCAAGATGGATGGTCCGAAGATTGCTGAATATGTGCAGAGCTTTCACAACTTATCTCGCGTCGTTCCATACATGGTTAAGCCGGAGTTCAAGCGCGtcgagcgtttcatttggggattggcaccccaaatcatgagcatggtaacaaCATCCAAGCCtccaacaatcactgaggctatTGATCTAAGTGTGGCACTAACTAAAGAGGCAATCAGGTTGAACAAGTTCTCGATCTCTGACCAGAAGAAGAGGGACACTCACATTGAGTCATCAggtgagaacaaaaggaagttctcaaatTTTAAGAAGGGTACTAGCAGTACTAACAAGAAGGAAGAGGCAAACGCACCAGCCAAGATCAAAATTGGTGCTGAAAACAAAGGAAAAGGGTATATGGGCACCTTGCCCAAATGCGATGCGTGTCAGTTGCATCACAATGGACGATGCCGAGCTGGAAAATGCGAGTCGTGTGGAAAGGTTGGCCATTCGAAGGAGACGTGGTGGGTTGGTACTGGTCGTGGTGGTCAGAGAGGTTATGGTAATGGAAACAACAACCGTGGTGGCAATGGGTATGGAAACCGCcatcaaggaggaaatggcggtaACGGTAATCGAGCTGGTAGTGGAAATCATGGAGCGAACAACAACCAGGGTGGTAATGGGAATGGTAATGGTCGGGGACCAGGTTGTTTTAACTATGGAGATGTGGGGCATTACAAGCGTGAATGCCCGAAAATCAACTAAGCTCAAGTAAGGGTTTTTAACATCGGAGCTAGGGAAGCTCGCCAGGATCCGAACgtagttactggtacgttccctatcaaccaacgctttgcatctatactgtttgatactggtgccgattatagttttatatccctagaatttaagaatatgcttgggttggtagctagtaagctagatattccgtactcgatagagctagctaatggaaagctagtagaagCGAATGAAGTCATTAGAGGTTGCGTGATTGAACTGGCAGAGTACGAGTTTACGCTTGATCTTctaccagtcaagttgggaagcttcgacatggTAGTcagaatggattggttgtcaagcaaccgCGCAAAGATCGTATgtcacgagaagatcattcgcattccgaTGGCGAATGGAGAGACAATTGTAGTGCATGGAGAGAAGCACGATACGCCCCCAAGGATCATCAGTTGTTTGAAGGctcgaaagtgtttgcagaaaggatgtgtttccttcttggcacacattgtggacaaAGAAGCCGCTGAGCCAAAGTTAGAAGACATCCCAGTtgtgaaggaatatcctgaagtctttcccgaagacttgccaggattgccgccgcaGTGACAAGTCGAATTctacattgacttagttccaggcgccgcgcctgtagccaaggcaccttaccgacttgcacct from Helianthus annuus cultivar XRQ/B chromosome 10, HanXRQr2.0-SUNRISE, whole genome shotgun sequence harbors:
- the LOC110882192 gene encoding N66 matrix protein-like; the protein is MVTTSKPPTITEAIDLSVALTKEAIRLNKFSISDQKKRDTHIESSGENKRKFSNFKKGTSSTNKKEEANAPAKIKIGAENKGKGYMGTLPKCDACQLHHNGRCRAGKCESCGKVGHSKETWWVGTGRGGQRGYGNGNNNRGGNGYGNRHQGGNGGNGNRAGSGNHGANNNQGGNGNGNGRGPGCFNYGDVGHYKRECPKIN